Proteins from a genomic interval of Dendropsophus ebraccatus isolate aDenEbr1 chromosome 6, aDenEbr1.pat, whole genome shotgun sequence:
- the STRIT1 gene encoding sarcoplasmic/endoplasmic reticulum calcium ATPase regulator DWORF, which yields MGEKTMTGAGLSEYRRYLMPALLIAGWFIGCGVMVYVIFS from the exons ATGGGGGAGAAGACAATGACTGGAGCAG GTTTATCTGAATATCGCAGGTACCTAATGCCTGCATTACTGATCGCTGGATGGTTCATTGGCTGTGGAGTGATGGTATATGTTATTTTCTCATGA